Genomic window (Dasypus novemcinctus isolate mDasNov1 chromosome 10, mDasNov1.1.hap2, whole genome shotgun sequence):
tcccctattagacaCTGCCTGTGCCCtcgagagactcctgcccctctatctgcaatcatagcaggactccccagggtgggagtccaacaccttcccactcattatgtgagtccccacccactgatacaacacactatgacaagatgaacactacacACTCCCTAGCAGCCTGCCCCGGGTGCGCCTTGTCCCCATGCCCCCCACATCTGagccagtaacccttccttgccaTATTTGCTGTAAGAACATTCtcaatgttgtagtttcaaccacatacccacaaatcccatAGTTCATGAatccttccccaaccctcccccaattccatggacagtCCGACGCACCCTCCCCACCTtaccccctcacagaccagcaccacccagcacaacaGCCTCGCTGCACCACATaatgtgaaacatttttttcttaattttgtattttttaatttttttattatttcaaacttttaaataattttttctattttattcattatttttaaaactatcattattatatcattttcctattgtattcagttattttgttggcttcagttttgaagatttggatcacagaagggtatCAGCTATGGCAAGGAGggtcattggtgtgggatgtcagagatgggggatgcatgggaggatgttcacctgggacatgcctataaggcatatgagTGTGTTCAAGTGTTTAGGGTGCATTGTCATGTTGGGTGGAGATTcagacaataaccaaaagaatattgaattcccaacctggggagctgtagcaatttgatatggttatgaattccaaaaatagatattggagtatgtttataaattcaacaaatttctgatatgttgcatcagcacacctttggctgactaatacaggaggtctgccacattctccaatgggacggcaagaatcccccaagtacaggagcaGTGACTATTGAAGGAGGGTGGGCCATTGGCAGGCCCATATTAGTGATGACTGCAcgtatgaaccttttcttttggaattgaaacctagcctatattatagggtgcctaagagttactcctgagagcctccttgttgcttaaatgtggtctttctctaagccaaactcagtatataaatgcattaccttccccccagcctggaacatgactcccaggacgACCGCCCCCCTCTGCCCAGCACGGAAGAATTACtaacaagcaccaactagcaatgcaactggaaaaaaaaaaaaaacaaaaacagtattagtcagccaaaggggtggtgaggcaaaataccagaaattggttggttttaaaagggtatttatttagggtaggaccTTAGAGATATcagatcataaagcataagttacttccctcaccaaagtctattttcacatgttggagcaaaatggctgccaacggctacgagggttcaggcttcctgggttcctcctttctagggtcttgcttctctctgggatcaaagttcctttcttcccagggcttgcttcttcctgggctcagggttcctctcttcctgggactggcttctcttttcctctgtgggcttacttcctgggactccagcttaaggcttcagcatcaaattccagcatcaaaaaccctcacatcagaagctccaactctgtcctttgccatgccttttctttgtgagtccccatccaccaaggggtggggactcaatgccctaatgacatggcccaatcaaagccctaatcatcgggaagcggacttggcccaatggatagggcgtctgcctaccacatgggaggtccgctgttcaaactccgggcctccttgacccatgtgtagctggcccatgcacagtgctgatgcaagcaaggagtgctgtgccacgcaggggtgtcccccacgtaggggagccccacacgaacggaacgtgccctgtaaggagagctgcccagtgcaaaagaaagtgcagcctgcccaagaatggcaccgcgcacacatggagagctgacacaactaggtgatgtaacaaaaaagaaacacagattcccggtgccactgataaggatagaagcagtcacagaagaacacacggcgaatggacacagagagcagacaactggggggaatgggggtggggtggggaaggggagagaaataaaaaatcttaaaaaaaaaaaaagccctaatcataactcaatcatgcccagtaatagaccagattataaacataatccaatatttatttttggaattcataattatatcaaactgctacaaagaccTTGGTCAAAAAGgggaaaggcaaatgagtttatatgtctaagagatttcaaagttgagtcgggaggtcattccagaggttacgcttatgcacatctcagcaggatcgcattgcctgccaaagtaaatattgcctcaaacagcagggctcctgagggatctggagacatccagacatgtAGGCAGGGCGGACAGCTCAGAAGTTAGGCGCCctgccagtgtgccctacttgGAACTTATGATCCCCAGAATTGGAGtcggttgtggtttccctataaatggctcttctgccccttctatttaaacttatagttagtactagagtgggtaggtatatatccaaaagacttaaatctttgggctttctgtGTAACAGTTGGACGCTGACTCTCAACAGATcggcagcacctactctccagttcattggactcacccaggacaacaaggagatgatgataaaCAATAACAATCTCAAGCaacaaagagagtctgcaactggaAGCAggatagtcccattcatctgcctcataggatctaagccccttctcaattagaggtggagtgggcatcaccatcctagagtcctcaggaatggagaatgaactatgaactagagtagacttactggtaacctactatagacttattgtgattctagcattaatgtggaggcaatggccactggaggttctaaggagagggagagggaaaaataggggtaatttgggggcattttcagggcttgggaattgtcttgaacgacattgcaatgacagatacgagccattatatatcttgtaataaacTTACAAAAacgtgcaggagagagtgtaaactacagtgtaagctataatccacacttagtggcaatgctccaaaatgtgttcatcaattgtaacaaatgtactacatcaatgaaggatgttgttaatgtggataaatgtgggcagtgtggggagcggggcatatgggaatcccctatattttaatgtaacatttatgtaatctaagtatcttttaaaataaaaaaagtatataaaaaattaaatgaatttaatgcCACCCAATTCAAAAGCCAATCAATTTCAAATACTTCCCATTCCTTCACAATTTCCTCCCACAGTAGCTATTCAATCTGTTCAAAATATACTTGCTACCCCAGCCAGCCTGCTATCCTCTCACAGTTCTCCTGCAGCTCATGCTTAATTCCAGCTTCTGAGCAGTTCTTTTACCATCTTCCACACTTAGATTTGTCCCATTCTTTTCTACTTAATCAAAGATGACAAATCTCAAGTTGCAAAATCATTTCagggaagaagaaaacaaacaaacctcaaACACCCAAACAGGAAGCtccttttcaaacttttttttaaacagtattgTGTACATGTTAACAAAAAAGTTCAAAAATGTTTCTCCttgccgccccccaccccagctacTTGCAGTCTGTCGCTTGGGGTCCTTGCCTTCCCGGAGACTGCTCAGAGACAGCTCTGCTTGCCCGGGCCCCAGGAATCTGGCCCCATGGCTGCCCGGGCCACACCCAGGTCCACACGCCCCCAGCTGGCACCCAGAGATGCCACCCTGCAGAGACTGTTATCCCTGTCGCTTCTGCTCCCAAGCCCTTTCCCTCTTCGGTAACCACCTGGGGGCACTGTCGTGGGGCGCCATCCCGGCCCTCAGAGGCCCCCACTGTACTGTTTGGCTTTGTCTTCTGAGTTTTCCCAGCCCAGGGGATCTGCACCCAGGCACTGTACTTTTTGATTTTTGGTCAATTTGTTTCAAGCTATTTTTGTCACCAATAACATATtaataaactaaaaaaagaaaaagtctccCCCTTTTGAAGGCAATTATGACTTTAGGGATCATAAAGGGAATTACTtccaaacaaaacacaaaagcataaaccattaaaactgataatataattacattaattattaaaaattgtattttttaaaacataaagcaAAAAATCACAGAATAGGAAATTAGTGTCTAgtatatgtaaagaaaaaaacagcaagaaaTAATAACAAATTGGGCAAGAAATGAAATGTGAAAGAAATGTACAAAGGAGGACAGTGTACAATCTCACCAGTAATCAGACAGGTGGAAATTACATTCATAATGATATGTTATTTGTCAGATTTGGCAAATACTAAGAAGTCTAGTAATACCAAAATGTTGGTAAAGATGGAAAAGCAAGAAATCTCATTCCCTAATTGTAGAAGTGTAAATTGACACAATCATTTTGGAAAACGATTTAGCAAAATCTCTAGTAAAATTAAAGATTTACGTAagtatttaatgattttttttgtttaagaatgttagaaataaatgaataaagcttCTTTACATTGCACTGATACAAAAAGTATTTCTTGTAGACTATAATGAAAAGGATGAAAGCTACTGCTATAGAGAAATATGCATCGTGTCCATAAGAAGACATGCATAAGAATGTTTACTGCAGCATTGCTTTAATAGTAAAAACTGGAAGCTCAAATGCCTTTCATTAGAATGAATAAACTATGCTACAGAGCTGCCTGCATCAACTTGGATAAAAAATGCTGAGTAGGAAAAAAAGTAGCAGAAGAATTCAATTaataaaagtttgaaaatatGCAACCCAACACCACAGACTGTTAATAAGATACATACATGTGTAGAAAAGTACAAATGGATATATGGTTATGATAAATATCAAAGCTGGGAGAGTGGTTACCtctggaagaaaggaagagactgGATCAGGGTCAGTACAAAAGAAAATTCAATTGTActtgtataattttatttcttaagctgGTTTGAATACATTAGTGAGTGGTACTTTTAGTCTGCTTTTCTTAATATGCCAGAAATATAGCAAAACATAAGttttttaataaagttaattATTACTAACTTTCCCTTGATCACTTTAGCTGGAGTGTTTTGCATTTAAACAATGAGtgctaatttttaaagtttttcaccCAATTCCCTATTCCTCAGGTAAAAAAATGTTACCATGAGTACttcaaagtaggaaaaaaaaatctcaaactcCTAAACCATTAACAGTTACTTATGTTCTACCAAGGACATTTTATACATACACAATCATACGGGTATGTATGATCCCTGTTCGTGACCCCTATTCTAACCTCCagcctcttttcttttaaataccaCTGtatcctgctttttcttttttctttctttctttggcagATATACTTAAATAACTGACTCAAGCCTAACGATAGACATTAAGGTTGTTTTCAGTATTTTGCTTTTACAAATTAAGTTGCAATGAATACTCTCgtatattttacttttcctaccaaaaaaaaaaaagggacagattTATCTCCTTTAAGTGGAGTTTCTGGGCCAAAGAATATGTGCTGTTTCAACTTTGATAAATATTTTGTCCCcgagtttttttttaacaagtcagttttattgatatgtattaataaatccATGTTCATAAGAAGACATGCACAAGAATGTTCACTGCAGCAATGCTTTAATAGTgataactgaaaataaaaacctTTCTTAAGGTTTATAATATATACAATTTCAACTTAATAAATATGTTGTGGAGAATGTGACtgcagcaatttgatatggttatgaattccaaaaatagatactggattatgtttgtaatctgatctgtacctgggcctaactgaattatgattagggctttaattgggaattgagtaatatctgttgtcctgtatgtacagtggcattttcttccatgcAATAATTCTACTAAAATCCTCATAAGGGTTATTGCTCAGAATTAAATTACTCTATTGGCAATAAAAGATGGGTTATCAGATGTGGCTTCACCCAtctagaattattttaaaattatgatttgcACAAGAATTAATCATTCTAACAAATTCTACAGATAAATCAATTCTATTAAAATATCTAGTCTTCATTTGAACAATGAGTAATCACATCTGTCTTCTAAAAGTAAAGGGCTCTGTGATCACCTGTGCATAATCTCTCATCTATATCAATACTGAGGAAGATGCTAACAGGATCTCAAAATACATATTCTATAAAGATTTAAACAAGCTTTTCTTAAAAGTATAAATGTATGGCAAACTGATCTGAGGGAGGAGGAAATCCACTGGGACCATTATTTtaatgaatgcattttttaaatgatctaGAGCAGAGAAACACTAGCCCTAACttttagggaatttttttttttaccataatcTCAAGATTTTATTGTCATAACAAAGGACAAAGCTTAACACTGGGTCACGCGGCCCTTTCTCTTGGCTCCTAGTTCAAAGTGTTTGCGTCTCTTAATAGACAACATCCTCTTAGATTTGCAATTGAGCTCTACGCAGTCAAGCCTCGGCACAATCTTCTTAGCAGTTTTAGCCTTTTTCTGGAAAATTGGCTTAGtctgcccactgtcaccactctgcTTCCTGTCGTAACGACGCTTTCCCTGGGCATCTAGAGAATCCTTGCCCTTCTTGTACTGTGTCACTTTGTGGGGTTGCTGCTTGCCGCACTTGTTACACAAAGTCCAGTGGGTTTTAGGAATGTTCACCATGTCTGTGTGTGCGCTATCAATATGAAAAGCTGGGGATATTTTAAATGGCTCACATTTTGGGGGGAAAACTGTCTATGCCTTTTCTCTAAAGTTTTCAAGAAgaagcaagcaaaacaattccagcAACCGTAAAATTACACTCAAATAAATCCATAAATGCTGGCTTTGCTGTTCACTATgaacttccttttttaaaagtctggcctgctcctcaaaaaattaaacatacaattagatgacctggcaattccactcttaggtatatacctgaAGGAAGTGAAAAGGAGACTCGAACAGATCCTTgtacataccaatgttcatagcagcattattcatgacagccaaaaggtagaaacatcTCAAGTgttgtccatcaatagatgaatgggcaaacaaaatgtggttatatccatacaatggaatattgaatatttttcagccataaaaaggaattaagttttgataagtgctacaacatggatgaaccttgaaaacatgaggctaagtgaaaaaagccagacacaaaaggacacatatgaTTGCACTTATATGAATACCTAGAATAATTCACAGTCAGAAAGTATATTGAGGTTATCAAGGAGTggcagggtgggggtgaggaagaAGGAGAGTGGAGAATTattacttaatgggtacagagtttctgttctgGGTAATGAAAACATGGACGGTggagatggtagcacagcattgtaaatgcaattaatgccagtgaattttatacttaaaaatggctaaaatgacaAATGTCATGTTAAATGttaccataatttttaaaaaaaccaactctctaGTAGCTCTTAGTTTCACCAGAGCATAagccacacacacatacaaaagtTAGACttgatgtttttttctctttaccttcTACTTTCTCAAAGCTATGGATACAACATTCTAGTATTATAGAATACTACCAATGGATCCTTGAAAGTCATTTAGTCCAgtctcctcattttacagatgaggatgaGGTTAAATATCTTGTATGCCAATCCGTAACTAAATGTTTGGTCTCCTGCCTCGTGATCTGCATTATCCACTGCTcggatgaccagagagcaacgcCAACAGGAAACAGGGAGTGTAGAACACTCTCCTTGGCATGTGCTGACATGTTATCAGAGTACTTTTTGCTTCACTGAAAGTTAAAACGACAAGTTTGTAAGTCAGacttttaaaggggaaaaaaaaaggaatttctaAAATCATCCCCTGAGAATATCCTGCTTATTGAATAATGGATGAACGTCTAGAAGTATAGGTGCTGCTTATGTGGGTAGCAGAGAAATTTGGAAACTTCCTGTGCTGTCCACTGAAATTTTAACATTGAAGACTCTGTAGTAGAAGAGATTTGCTCCCTTTTCAGCTCTTGGTAGATAGTGAGGCTGTATGGTGTTTTGGACTAAAGGCTTAAAATCACAGCTCACTAACTATATGATGTTAGGCAAGTTACTTCTCCTCTCTCTGTAATTCACCTTCTTCATCTATATAGTATGGTAATAAAAGTGCCCCCAGCTCATAAGATAGTTAAAAATAGTATATGTAGAATATATGTAAAGAATCCAGGACAATGGCTGGCACAGAGAAGGTTTCAGTAAATTTTAGTTCCCATTTCCAAGCAGCCCTTTTATTTGCCTACTGTAACAGACTCAGAATTTCTGATTCTGGTTAGAATAGGGAAAATTAAGTTAGTTTTTTTCCGCCTacatctcaacaacaaaaagacaacccaattttaaaaatgggcaaaagccttgaaaAGACATTCTCCAaacaagatatacaaatggctaaaaaaacacatgaaaagatgttcaacatcattagtcattaggggaatgcaaatcaaaaccacaaagaaataccatttcataccaatagtgaggcaggttagtataaggaaagggaagacttgggttACAGCTGAAGACcgggcagacaacatggccaaaaGACAACAGGGCTGACAGATCAGTCATAAGACCCCACCCAGAAACGGCCTAAGAAAGCAGATCCCTGTGAGACCCCAGCTAAATGGGAAAAGCTAGATCCCACTTGACCCACGGGATCCCACTGGGTCAAGAAAAAGCACTGGATAGTCtcaaaggcctcaccattggcacCCTGAaaactgacaggtggggcaaccaatcagaacggcaaacagctgaagccctcccccaacattagtgacccaaatgcccatggtcaccactcctgccctATTACCTTCTCTATCACAGCCCACAGCAAAGACCTCTTGGGGAATTCCTTACAGTCAtttgactgaagaagagaaaactcgggcttTGTTTACAGctggttctgcatgatatacaggtaccacccaaaagtggacagtgCCAACACTGTGCCCCTTTCTGGaatgtccctgaaggacagtggtgaggggaaaTCTTCCCGTGGGTAATACTTCGTGCAGTGCACCTggttcttcattttgttttgaagGAGAAATGGTCACAGGTGCATTTGTACCTTGATTCATGATTCATGGgctattgccaatggtttggctagatgtttggaaaactggtgacaaagagatctggggaagggaagaggacttggaccagtggatagggtgtctgtctgccacatgggaggcccgtggttcaaaccctgggcctccttgacccgtgtggagctggcccacatgcagtgctgatgcgcgcaaggagtgctgtgccatgcaggggtgccccccacgtaggggagccccacgtgcaaggaatgcaccccgtaaggagaccgcccagtgggaaagaaagtgcagcctgcccaggaatggtgtcgcacacatgaagagttgacgcagcaagatgacacaacaaaaagaaacacagattcccgtgccactgacaacagaaatggacaaaaagaagaacacacagcaaatggacccagaacagacaactggggcggggcgggaggggggaaggggaaggaaaaaaaaagatctgggaAGAGGTGTTTGGATAAaactttctgagtgggcaaaaaacatgaaaatatttgtgttccacatgaatgctcaccagaggttGAATTAAGCAGacaaagattttaataatcaagtgggtaAGATGTCTTGTTCTATGGTTAGCAGTCAGCATCTGTCCCcaaccactcctgtcattgccatgggttcatgaacaaagtggccatggaggaaGGGTGGTTACCCATGtgttcagcaacatggacttccccaaCCACAGGCTACCTAGttatagccactgctgagtgcccaatatgccagcaacagagaccaacactcagcccccaataccGCACCATTCCCTGAGGTAATCAGCTGGCTACCTGATGGCAGGTTGATTACCTTGGACCACtttcatcatggaaggggcagtgatttgttctaacgGGAACAGACACATACCTGGATATGGGTCtgccttccctgcacacaatacttcttccaaaactaccacccGTGGACTTACCCAATGTATTatccactgccatggcattccacacagcattgcttctgacctAGGAATCCACTTCACAGCCAATGATTTGTGGGACTATGCACATGCTCATGGagttcactggtcttaccatgttccccattatCCTGAAACAACTAGACTGACAAAACGCTGGAacggccttttgaagactcaattacagtgccaactggGTGGCAACAGCTTGCAGGGGTGgtgcaatgttctccaggaggctgtgtatgctctaaatcagggtccactctatggtgctgtttctcccacatCCAGaattcacaggtccaggaataCAGGAATGGAAATGGGAATGGCACCATtgcccctagtgatccactaggaaaatttctgcttcctgtccctgcaaccttaagctctgcttccaccaggaaacacaacgattccactgaactggaagttaagactgccacctggccacttcgGGCTCTTCATGCCTTTGAATCAATAGGCaaggaagggaattactgtactggctggggtgctTGATCCTGACTATCAGGGGGAAACAGGACTGCACCAACCtacaatggaggtaaagagtttgcctggaatacacaggagatcccctagggcgTGTCTTAGTATTATCATGCCCTGTGATTTAAATCAATGGAAAATTCcaaacaacccaatccaggcaggattaacaatggcccagaatcttcagaaatgaaaatttggGTGTCCCTACACAGGCAAAAAGCCACGGCCAGCTAAGACGCTTGCTGAAGGTAAAGGAAATGTGGAacgggtagtggaagaaggtagtgataaatatgaaatatGATCACATGACCAGTTaaagaaatgaggactgtaatggtcatgaatattacttccttattttgttatgagtatgtatgtgtatatacacaaaaatatctttgttttcttccccatccTTTCCCCTTATCaaatgacataagttgtattggTTTCACatcatagtatttaaggatgtcaagtttaagagtgaatattatccaCGAACTTGCACGGTATTCTGGAGGGATTTactgtgtttccagttgtacacaggatggtttagaagaaaagaaaaacaataaataaatctatatgcacatgtgtatgtgtggtactgtttttatttagagactaagtatggttttaggtgatgtgtatggctgccacgttgataaggggtggactgtgatggttaggttaacgTGTCACATTGGCTAGGTAAGGTGctcacttgtttggtcaagcaagcactgggctaatttcAATACAAaggtatttcatggactttaatcatcagtaagttgactgtatagatggctgattacctCTATAATCATctgagactgccatcagcaatgagtgacatctcatccaatcatctgaaggccttaaaagaagtgacttcagcattcagagacagaattcccatctctacttcagatagccagcatctcctgggaaactCAATGAGGATCTACATCAGTCTCTGGATTGCAGCCTGCCCCAAAGAATGAGGACTTGTGCATCCCGActgtcatgtgagacaattttctaaaatctcatactatttagagggatcttcttcttttttttttagatttattttttatttatttaatccaaccccccccccccccccccgttgtctgttctctgtgtctgtttgctgcgtcttgtttctttgtccgcttctgttgtcgtcagcggcacgggaagtgtgggctgtgccattcctgggcaggctgcactttctttcccgctgggcggctttccttacgggcgcactccttgcgcgtggggctcccctacgcgggggacacccctgcctggcagggcactccttgcacgcatcagtactgcgcatgggccagctccacacgggtcaaggaggcccggggtttgaaccgcggacctcccatgtggtagacggacgccctaaccactgggccaagtccatttccctagagggatcttctgtcagttctgtttccttaaagAACCTTAATAAAGCcagcattaaattaaaaaaaaaaattctcattaatGGTTTTAGTCAAGAATAAGAACACAATAATATAGAAAACTTAGATTTATTTGTTAGGGCATTACAAAGACAAAATTCTCCTCTGAAGACTCTAAGAACTTTTACTTTTTCTGTGACAGAAAATCACCTAAGGTTGGAAACTGAAGGATGTAACCTCAGAGATTATAACAGCACAGACTAGAATTTTACAGGCTAAAGTAAACATGGTAAAAAGAGCGAAAGCTAATCAGAAACACAAGACTTGTGTTAGTGGTAGTTTGTGTGGCTGGGATGTTTCCGTAGAGGCTACCTAACATGCCTGAATTAATTAACCTGGGCCCCAAATTAGTAAAAGACCCCTAACTCTGTGGAGAATAAACAGAGAGATTAGGATTTCTGACACagctttgtctctctcctttGGAGTAAAAATacagcctttctctttcccacctaGTCTACGTCTACCTCCAAGTTGCTGTGCA
Coding sequences:
- the LOC101437037 gene encoding large ribosomal subunit protein eL42-like; this encodes MVNIPKTHWTLCNKCGKQQPHKVTQYKKGKDSLDAQGKRRYDRKQSGDSGQTKPIFQKKAKTAKKIVPRLDCVELNCKSKRMLSIKRRKHFELGAKRKGRVTQC